A DNA window from Camelina sativa cultivar DH55 chromosome 13, Cs, whole genome shotgun sequence contains the following coding sequences:
- the LOC104737686 gene encoding uncharacterized protein LOC104737686, with product MYPFQTKRLFANVFILDLLVFLCLYRASRMGKTNVLSKIRAFNGVNRPIYVLAGLAFLISVATLAKFNYITPLRFSDRFCNSHGSFEGDNYNIGSQMRKTIETAIFKIHQEMDDLKALEANSSSGSMFRYVAFLADVLSLVQSVHLELPSFEERFVDHPLKQMNGDPGEHFMREEIKKYIKIKPNRLGKQNFMGANGTFTSIGHACFAMKKDLEEYMDYDVGEICNDDWRLAQKLMVHGCDPLPRRRCFSRAPQLYHKPFRINESLWKLPDNRNVRWGQYKCKNFACLASNTTARKGFFKCTDCFNLTHHESPRWLNRGEIDPETNQTADFSIAEVLEIKPGEMRIGLDFSIGTGTFAARMREQNVTIVSATINLGAPFNEMIALRGLVPLYLTVNQRLPFFDSTLDMIHTTRFLDGWIDLILLDFVLFDWDRVLRPGGLLWIDGFFCLKEDLDDYAEAFKALRYRKHKWVVVPKKDKDDKEVFFSAVLEKPPRPFR from the coding sequence ATGTATCCTTTTCAAACGAAAAGATTATTTGCTAATGTTTTTATCCTagatttgttggtttttttgtgCTTGTACAGAGCTTCAAGGATGGGGAAGACGAATGTATTATCCAAGATTAGAGCTTTCAATGGCGTCAATAGACCCATCTATGTGTTGGCTGGTTTGGCTTTTCTTATCTCTGTTGCTACATTAGCTAAGTTCAACTACATCACACCTCTACGCTTCTCTGATCGGTTCTGTAACTCTCACGGAAGCTTTGAAGGAGACAACTATAACATCGGAAGCCAAATGAGGAAGACAATCGAAACCGCCATTTTTAAAATCCACCAAGAAATGGATGATCTCAAGGCTTTAGAAGCTAATTCTTCTTCTGGATCTATGTTTAGGTATGTAGCGTTTCTTGCGGATGTTCTTTCACTGGTTCAGTCAGTTCATCTGGAGTTGCCTTCGTTCGAAGAGAGGTTCGTAGATCATCCCTTGAAGCAGATGAACGGTGACCCCGGAGAGCATTTTATGAGAGAAGAGATAAAGAAGTACATAAAGATCAAACCAAACCGGCTTGGGAAGCAGAACTTCATGGGAGCTAACGGAACATTCACCTCGATAGGGCACGCTTGTTTCGCGATGAAGAAAGATCTTGAAGAGTATATGGACTACGATGTTGGAGAAATCTGCAACGACGATTGGAGGTTAGCTCAGAAGCTTATGGTACATGGATGTGATCCTCTGCCTAGAAGACGATGCTTCTCCCGTGCACCTCAGTTATATCACAAACCGTTTCGGATAAACGAGTCTTTATGGAAGCTGCCGGATAATAGGAATGTGAGATGGGGACAGTATAAGTGCAAGAACTTTGCTTGCCTTGCTAGCAACACCACAGCGCGAAAAGGGTTCTTCAAATGCACTGATTGCTTCAACCTCACGCATCATGAATCCCCTAGATGGCTTAACCGAGGAGAGATCGATCCTGAGACGAACCAAACTGCGGATTTCTCGATAGCCGAAGTACTCGAGATTAAACCGGGAGAGATGAGAATCGGATTGGACTTCAGCATTGGCACGGGAACTTTCGCAGCGAGGATGAGAGAACAGAACGTTACGATTGTATCAGCAACAATCAACCTCGGCGCTCCATTCAACGAGATGATCGCTCTGCGCGGTTTAGTTCCATTGTATCTAACCGTGAACCAACGGTTACCGTTCTTTGATAGCACGCTTGATATGATTCACACGACGAGGTTTCTTGATGGATGGATCGATCTAATACTTCTTGATTTCGTGCTGTTTGATTGGGACAGGGTTTTAAGACCTGGTGGATTGTTGTGGATCGATGGCTTCTTTTGTTTGAAAGAGGATTTGGATGATTATGCTGAAGCTTTTAAAGCGTTGAGGTATAGGAAACATAAGTGGGTTGTGGTGCCTAAGAAAGATAAAGATGATAAAGAAGTTTTCTTCTCTGCTGTGTTAGAGAAACCTCCAAGACCCTTTAGATGA
- the LOC104737685 gene encoding K(+) efflux antiporter 2, chloroplastic-like — MSSATASRVQFCGADFGKLCGRRSNLGDHRIDSQLCLANRSKGADKVSKVGGCLTLSSDVHGNVYSNLFLRKPESVTLLGFRLLCQENDSGGASCEGDITGYDRNSLEKLWGRLKNAIDELKAVRFDNNMIHRIVKESIALQDKAFRLSNDLNQTPGVVQETIAEVCIARDAVQKATLALYLAEAWLQILMKPLEAAGYHASEVDDEVSEAMIWGERATEFEREANQDVKYAEAAFHRALKSHFVSQIQETNQGQLLDGNTAFQNALSDIVDGVSSETSLGKLWDDLHKAIKELKNVRLRNNMCKEIAQEWNSLQDKASSVSNDPEVRFEYESRASEVEDLLLATMIWGERSVQFEREASQDVRDAENAFQRALKSHFDSQIRKTTQGQLLDGSTTVQNVLSNIVDGVSSETSLEELWDNLHNAVKELKAVRLRNNMIQTLVNESIARQDKTSSSNDLNHTPDVVPGTIDEVCVATLALSLVEASLKILMKPLEAAGYHASEVEDEVLEAMSLGETAVDLEREANQDVKDAEAGFQRSLTSHAQGQVLDTTLVDDDEILSDMAE, encoded by the coding sequence ATGAGTTCTGCGACTGCGAGTAGGGTTCAGTTTTGTGGTGCGGATTTTGGGAAACTGTGTGGACGCCGCAGTAATCTTGGGGATCATAGGATTGATTCTCAACTTTGTTTGGCTAATAGATCGAAAGGTGCGGATAAAGTTTCCAAAGTTGGTGGTTGTTTGACCCTAAGTAGTGATGTTCATGGAAATGTCTACAGTAATCTGTTTCTTAGAAAGCCAGAAAGTGTTACATTGTTGGGATTTAGGTTACTTTGTCAAGAGAATGATTCTGGGGGAGCAAGCTGCGAGGGAGATATAACTGGGTATGACCGAAATAGTTTGGAGAAACTCTGGGGTAGACTGAAGAATGCGATTGACGAACTGAAAGCTGTTAGGTTCGATAATAACATGATCCACAGGATTGTAAAAGAATCGATTGCACTGCAGGATAAAGCATTCCGTCTGTCAAATGATCTAAACCAAACCCCTGGCGTGGTTCAAGAGACGATTGCTGAAGTATGCATAGCTAGAGATGCTGTTCAGAAGGCTACTTTGGCACTATATTTGGCTGAAGCGTGGCTTCAGATTCTAATGAAACCACTTGAAGCAGCGGGGTACCATGCTTCAGAAGTTGATGATGAAGTCTCAGAGGCGATGATTTGGGGTGAAAGAGCTACGGAATTTGAACGTGAGGCCAATCAAGATGTGAAGTATGCAGAGGCTGCTTTCCACAGAGCACTGAAGTCtcattttgtttctcaaatCCAAGAAACAAACCAGGGACAGTTGTTGGATGGAAACACAGCTTTTCAAAATGCCTTGAGTGACATAGTTGATGGAGTCTCATCAGAAACCAGCTTGGGGAAACTCTGGGACGATCTGCATAAGGCAATTAAAGAATTGAAAAATGTAAGGCTCAGGAACAATATGTGCAAGGAAATCGCACAGGAATGGAACTCACTGCAAGATAAAGCATCCAGTGTGTCGAATGATCCAGAAGTTCGTTTTGAGTATGAGTCCCGTGCTTCAGAAGTTGAGGATTTACTCTTAGCGACTATGATTTGGGGTGAACGATCTGTGCAGTTTGAGCGTGAGGCCAGTCAAGATGTAAGGGATGCAGAGAATGCTTTCCAGAGAGCACTGAAGTCTCATTTTGATTCTCAAATCCGAAAAACAACCCAGGGGCAGTTATTGGATGGAAGCACTACTGTTCAGAATGTCTTGAGTAACATAGTTGATGGAGTATCATCAGAAACGAGTTTGGAGGAACTCTGGGACAATCTGCATAACGCAGTAAAAGAATTGAAAGCTGTTAGGTTAAGGAATAACATGATCCAGACACTGGTCAACGAGTCGATAGCACGACAGGATAAAACATCTAGTTCGAATGATCTAAACCATACCCCTGATGTGGTTCCAGGGACGATTGATGAAGTATGCGTGGCTACATTGGCACTATCTTTGGTTGAAGCGAGTCTCAAGATATTAATGAAACCACTAGAAGCTGCGGGGTACCATGCTTCAGAAGTTGAGGATGAAGTCTTAGAGGCTATGAGTTTGGGCGAGACAGCTGTGGACTTGGAGCGTGAGGCCAATCAAGATGTGAAGGATGCAGAGGCTGGTTTCCAGAGATCACTAACTTCTCATGCCCAAGGACAGGTTTTGGATACTACTCTggtagatgatgatgaaatcttGAGTGACATGGCGGAATAA
- the LOC104738546 gene encoding LOW QUALITY PROTEIN: putative threonine aspartase (The sequence of the model RefSeq protein was modified relative to this genomic sequence to represent the inferred CDS: inserted 2 bases in 2 codons), giving the protein MFKTMLSEVERKSTLSTDEPRRMKHARKKNHPVYSSFQICGHVSLAATYGSACWASSKGPFGVPFRVGCXCGAEEYLMRXFAARECCTSLARSQAGPASAAVKVLRSVMQQEGTKSGTADKTAGSLVLQADASVAVPGDRPELNAVEIGAAYSSVFTVIS; this is encoded by the exons ATGTTCAAGACCATGCTTTCTGAggtagagagaaagagtaccctTTCTACTGATGAACCGAGAAGGATGAAACATGCGAGGAAAAAGAATCACCCTGTGTATAGCT CATTTCAGATTTGCGGCCATGTAAGTTTAGCGGCAACGTATGGTTCTGCTTGTTGGGCATCCTCTAAAGGACCATTTGGAGTTCCATTTCGAGTTGGCT CGTGTGGAGCGGAAGAGTATCTTATGA GGTTTGCAGCTAGAGAGTGTTGTACTTCATTGGCACG TTCACAGGCTGGTCCAGCATCTGCTGCCGTAAAGGTTTTACGCTCTGTAATGCAACAAGAGGGTACAAAGAGTGGAACCGCTGACAAAACGGCTGGAAGTTTAGTACTTCAGGCGGATGCTTCCGTTGCT GTCCCTGGAGATAGGCCGGAGCTGAATGCTGTTGAGATAGGTGCTGCTTACTCGTCAGTCTTCACTGTGATATCATAA
- the LOC104737688 gene encoding bifunctional protein FolD 4, chloroplastic-like — translation MASMIFTDCSTSTMSRLNHLNRLNGAFLPRPCVGKLSLPRTASGRGCTLSIRSSSSPSAIVINGKAEAKKIKDDIKIEVSRMKELIGVVPGLAVILVGENKESATYVRNKKKACEYVGIKSFELLLPEDSSEEEVLKSVSGFNDDPSVHGILVQLPLPSHIDEQNILNAVSIEKDVDGFHPLNIGRLAMRGREPLFVPCTPKGCIELLHRYNIVIKGKRAVVIGRSNIVGMPAALLLQREDATVSIIHSRTENPEEITREADILISAVGQPNMVRGSWIKPGAAVIDVGIKRVEDSSTARGYRLVGDICYEEASKVASAITPVPDGVGPMTIAMLLSNTFTSTKRFHNFQ, via the exons ATGGCGTCAATGATATTTACCGATTGCTCCACCTCCACGATGTCGCGTCTCAACCATTTGAACCGCCTCAATGGTGCTTTTCTTCCCCGCCCGTGTGTCGGCAAACTCAGCTTACCGAGAACTGCGTCAGGCCGTGGCTGCACTCTCTCCATTcgctcctcttcttctccatctgcGATTGTAATTAATGGAAAAGCTGaggcaaaaaaaattaaggatgaTATCAAAATCGAAGTTTCAAGAATGAAGGAATTAATCGGTGTGGTTCCTGGTTTAGCAGTAATCCTTGTTGGGGAGAACAAGGAATCCGCAACTTACGtgaggaacaagaagaaagcTTGTGAATATGTTGGAATAAAATCATTCGAACTTCTTTTACCAGAAGATTCATCAGAAGAGGAGGTATTGAAATCTGTCTCAGGCTTCAATGATGATCCTTCTGTCCATGGAATCCTTGTTCAGTTGCCTCTGCCATCG CATATCGATGAACAGAACATATTGAATGCGGTCAGTATAGAGAAAGACGTGGATGGATTTCACCCACTAAACATTGGACGCCTTGCCATGCGTGGAAGAGAACCCTTATTTGTACCGTGTACTCCCAAAGGATGCATTGAGTTATTGCATAGATACAACATTGTCATCAAAGGAAAACGAGCGGTTGTTATCGGAAGGAGTAACATTGTTGGTATGCCAGCTGCTCTGTTACTGCAG AGGGAGGATGCAACTGTTAGCATTATCCATTCAAGAACAGAGAACCCTGAAGAAATTACAAGAGAAGCTGATATATTAATCTCAGCTGTTGGACAACCAAACATGGTCAGAGGAAGCTGGATAAAACCGGGCGCAGCCGTCATCGATGTTGGGATTAAACGTGTTGAG GATTCAAGTACTGCTCGTGGGTATCGATTGGTTGGAGACATTTGCTATGAGGAGGCTAGCAAAGTTGCATCAGCCATCACTCCTGTTCCTGATGGTGTAGGACCAATGACCATAGCCATGCTTCTATCCAACACTTTTACATCAACCAAGAGATTTCACAACTTCCAGTGA
- the LOC104737689 gene encoding WRKY transcription factor 22-like translates to MADDWDLHAVVRGCSAVSSSATTSTTTVFSGGVSSHTSPIFTVGRQSNAVSFGEIRDLYKPFVQESVVSSFSCLNYPEEPRKTQNQKRPLSLSASSGSVTSKPTAGSNTSRSKRRKIQHKKVCHVAAEALNSDVWAWRKYGQKPIKGSPYPRGYYRCSTSKGCLARKQVERNRSDPKMFIVTYTAEHNHPAPIHRNSLAGSTRQKPSDQPMTTKSPTTTIATYSSSPVTSADEIVLPVEDVAVVEGLDGDEDLLSLSDTVVSDDFFDGLEEFAAGDSFSGNSAPASFDLSWVVNSAATTSGGI, encoded by the exons ATGGCCGACGATTGGGATCTCCACGCCGTGGTCAGAGGCTGCTCAGCCGTGAGCTCATCAGCAACTACTTCAACAACCACCGTATTTTCCGGCGGCGTTTCATCTCACACGAGTCCTATATTCACCGTCGGAAGACAGAGTAATGCCGTTTCCTTCGGAGAGATTCGAGATCTCTACAAGCCGTTCGTACAGGAATCTGTCGTCTCTTCGTTTTCGTGTCTGAATTACCCAGAAGAACCAAGAAAGACACAGAACCAGAAACggcctctttctctctctgcttcttccgGTAGCGTCACTAGCAAACCCACAGCTGGCTCCAATACCTCTAGATCTAAAAGAAG AAAGATACAGCATAAGAAAGTGTGCCATGTAGCAGCAGAGGCTTTAAACTCCGATGTCTGGGCGTGGCGAAAGTACGGACAGAAACCCATCAAAGGTTCACCATATCCAAG aGGATATTACAGATGTAGCACATCAAAAGGTTGTTTAGCCCGTAAACAAGTGGAGCGAAATAGATCCGACCCGAAGATGTTCATCGTCACTTACACGGCGGAACATAACCATCCAGCTCCCATACACCGTAACTCTCTCGCCGGAAGCACCCGTCAGAAACCATCTGATCAACCGATGACAACTAAATCCCCGACGACCACGATCGCCACGTATTCATCGTCTCCGGTGACGTCAGCAGACGAAATTGTTTTGCCGGTGGAGGATGTAGCGGTGGTGGAAGGTCTCGACGGTGATGAGGATCTGTTATCTTTGTCGGATACGGTGGTGAGCGATGATTTCTTCGATGGGTTGGAGGAATTCGCAGCCGGAGATAGCTTTTCCGGGAACTCGGCTCCGGCGAGTTTTGATCTCTCTTGGGTTGTGAACAGTGCCGCCACGACCAGCGGAGGAATATGA